A window of Paremcibacter congregatus contains these coding sequences:
- a CDS encoding PilZ domain-containing protein, whose amino-acid sequence MTERTANVEVSENRQFVRRHVLLKALLDTGKYEFDCMAYDLSVKGARLKLDLPLKTRCEVRVLVKQSSMIPAEVAWAKDGFIGVEFTMPVKEVKQLLDDLGVKLPHTGDIV is encoded by the coding sequence ATGACTGAACGGACTGCCAATGTTGAAGTGTCGGAGAACAGACAATTTGTCCGGCGTCATGTGTTGTTGAAAGCACTTCTTGATACCGGGAAATATGAGTTTGACTGTATGGCGTATGACCTGTCGGTCAAGGGAGCTCGTCTTAAGCTGGATCTGCCATTGAAGACCAGATGCGAGGTTCGTGTTCTGGTCAAGCAAAGTTCAATGATCCCTGCCGAGGTGGCCTGGGCGAAGGATGGATTCATTGGCGTTGAATTCACCATGCCGGTGAAGGAAGTTAAACAATTATTGGATGATCTTGGCGTAAAGCTGCCTCACACAGGAGACATTGTGTAA
- a CDS encoding PilZ domain-containing protein encodes MEAMSKKSITTLDRNARKSIRQSVLLGAVIEAGDYEFNCKAYNLSLGGVRLKLNLPLALNSMVKTSVKGSDFLQAQVVWVDKGFIGLSFAHSPEEVAKCLGELGARLPKS; translated from the coding sequence ATGGAAGCAATGAGTAAAAAAAGTATAACCACTCTTGACCGGAATGCGAGAAAATCCATCCGGCAATCTGTGTTACTGGGAGCCGTTATTGAAGCGGGAGATTATGAGTTTAACTGTAAAGCATATAATCTTTCCTTGGGAGGTGTCCGTCTGAAGTTAAATTTACCCCTGGCATTAAACAGTATGGTAAAGACTTCGGTCAAAGGCAGTGACTTTTTACAGGCGCAGGTTGTCTGGGTCGATAAGGGATTTATTGGTTTGTCGTTTGCGCATTCGCCTGAAGAAGTAGCGAAATGTCTCGGTGAGCTTGGGGCCAGACTCCCGAAAAGCTGA
- a CDS encoding division/cell wall cluster transcriptional repressor MraZ, with the protein MPLFTSTYTNRVDKKGRVSVPASFRATLPEGDQTITVLRSLNGAAIEGFDAGYLQDISEKVDNFDLLTSALPKQNPAMKILRKSAPLNIDSDGRVVLPQDYMAHAGITDRAVFVGLGRTFQIWSPEEHDRAMGEEEED; encoded by the coding sequence ATGCCATTATTTACGTCGACATACACCAACAGGGTGGATAAGAAAGGCAGGGTTTCCGTGCCCGCGTCTTTCCGTGCGACGTTGCCAGAGGGCGATCAGACCATCACTGTCCTGCGGTCCCTGAACGGGGCGGCGATCGAAGGCTTCGATGCGGGGTACCTTCAGGATATCAGTGAAAAGGTCGATAACTTCGATCTTCTGACCTCTGCTCTGCCAAAACAAAATCCGGCGATGAAAATTTTGCGTAAAAGTGCGCCGCTGAATATTGATTCAGATGGTCGCGTGGTGTTGCCTCAGGATTACATGGCCCATGCAGGTATTACAGACCGGGCTGTCTTTGTTGGTCTTGGCCGGACGTTTCAGATCTGGAGCCCGGAAGAACATGATCGCGCCATGGGCGAAGAGGAGGAGGATTGA
- the rsmH gene encoding 16S rRNA (cytosine(1402)-N(4))-methyltransferase RsmH, protein MTDVSFDPRHYPVMRNEVLDMAAPQAGEVFVDGTFGAGGYSRALLETADCIVYAIDRDPNVQATADKLAAEFPGRFHLLAGCFSQMDQLLDTANVAAVDGVLLDIGVSSMQFDDAERGFSFQNDGPLSMRMSDEGLSAEDVVNDTEETELANIIYQYGEERKSRRIAKAICEARAQGRINRTTHLANIIEKAVGYQRYIKGKKQIHPATRTFQALRIYVNDELGELEKGLLAAEKILAPGGRLCVVSFHSLEDRIVKKFFKARSGAPARGSRHLPEAMIERELATAGSFEMIARGAVKPGKTELDQNPRSRSAKLRGARRTATAPWSGEGK, encoded by the coding sequence ATGACTGATGTGTCTTTCGATCCCCGTCATTATCCTGTTATGCGCAATGAAGTGCTGGATATGGCGGCTCCTCAGGCCGGAGAAGTTTTTGTTGATGGCACTTTCGGGGCCGGCGGATATAGCCGGGCGTTGCTGGAGACTGCCGACTGTATCGTTTATGCGATTGACCGCGATCCTAATGTTCAGGCGACAGCGGATAAGCTTGCGGCCGAATTTCCGGGCCGTTTTCATTTGCTGGCGGGATGCTTTTCCCAGATGGATCAGCTTCTTGATACGGCGAATGTTGCGGCTGTGGATGGTGTGCTTCTGGACATCGGGGTGTCGTCCATGCAGTTTGACGATGCCGAGCGCGGGTTTTCCTTTCAGAATGACGGCCCGTTAAGCATGCGCATGAGCGATGAAGGGCTCAGTGCTGAAGATGTCGTCAATGACACGGAAGAAACCGAGTTGGCCAACATCATTTATCAGTATGGGGAGGAGCGTAAGTCCCGTCGGATCGCCAAGGCCATTTGTGAAGCCCGGGCACAGGGGCGCATCAACCGCACCACGCATCTGGCCAATATCATTGAAAAGGCTGTGGGCTACCAGCGTTATATCAAAGGCAAGAAACAAATTCACCCGGCAACCCGGACCTTTCAGGCCTTGCGGATTTACGTCAATGACGAGTTGGGGGAACTGGAAAAAGGTCTTCTGGCGGCAGAAAAGATACTGGCGCCAGGGGGGCGTTTGTGCGTGGTGTCGTTCCATTCCCTGGAAGACCGTATTGTGAAGAAGTTTTTTAAAGCCCGCAGTGGTGCGCCGGCCCGGGGATCTCGTCATCTGCCGGAAGCGATGATCGAACGTGAATTGGCGACTGCCGGGAGTTTCGAGATGATAGCGCGGGGGGCTGTTAAACCGGGAAAAACTGAACTGGATCAGAATCCAAGATCGCGTTCTGCAAAATTGCGCGGGGCGCGTCGTACGGCGACGGCGCCTTGGTCAGGAGAAGGAAAATGA
- the ftsL gene encoding cell division protein FtsL, with translation MIKVVGGFFVLMVMIAAGTVYSLKETTERLETHKAQLATRILEDRAAIKVLHAEMAYLSQPERLQKLSQRFLALRPATSFQMADNVTSLSSREDDTVHLASAPVDQFPVLLPQEKPVFKAEKYRNAVTLAAYPATEEAPKVAQKEQVSKKTTRRMGFYERISLKLEDEK, from the coding sequence ATGATAAAAGTTGTTGGTGGGTTCTTTGTTTTGATGGTGATGATTGCGGCAGGAACCGTATATAGCTTGAAGGAAACAACGGAACGGCTTGAGACGCACAAGGCGCAGTTGGCGACCCGCATTCTGGAGGATCGGGCCGCGATCAAGGTGTTGCATGCAGAAATGGCCTATTTGTCGCAACCTGAAAGATTGCAGAAGTTGAGCCAGCGTTTTCTAGCGTTGCGTCCGGCGACCTCTTTTCAAATGGCGGATAATGTGACGTCCTTGTCCTCGCGGGAGGATGATACTGTCCATCTGGCATCTGCGCCTGTGGATCAGTTCCCGGTGTTGTTGCCTCAGGAAAAACCGGTCTTCAAAGCTGAAAAATATCGGAATGCGGTGACGTTGGCGGCTTATCCGGCTACGGAGGAGGCCCCGAAGGTTGCGCAGAAAGAACAGGTAAGCAAGAAGACAACGCGGCGCATGGGGTTTTACGAGCGA